DNA from Desulfarculus baarsii DSM 2075:
GTACCAGATGGCCGCCCAGATGATCCAGGTCAGCGACGAGCTATTGCAAACCCTCATCGGCATTGTGAAATAGGTGGGCCATGCGCGTTAGCCAGATGACATTTTATCGCACAAGCTCCGCCCAGCTCATGCGCATCCAGACCGAGCTGAGCAGGCTGAACAATCAGGCGGCCACCGGCGACATCATCAGCAAGCCCAGCGACGCGCCGGTTTCGTCGATCACCGTGCAAAGCGCCACGGTGCAGTTGCAAGAGCTGGATCAATACGCCATCGACCTGGAGCACGCCAAGAGCTGGCTCAGCCAGGCCACCAGCGACTTCAGCCAACTCGATTCGCTGATCCAGCAGGCCCTGACCCTGGCCGAACAGATGTCCACCGGCACCATGGACTCCAGCAATCGCCAGGTCGCCGCCGAAAAGGTGCAGGGGCTGATCGGCGACATCATCCTGATCTGCAACAACGAGATTTCCGGATCGCACATCTACGCCGGCACGCGCACCGACCAGTCGGCCGTCAGCAGCAGCCTCAAGGTCGACGATATCGCTACGCCCGCCAGCGGCAACACCGGCACGGGCAACATCTACGCCTTTGGCGATTACAGCGGCCTGATGAGCCGCGACATCACCATCACCGCCGACGCCACCGTGGCCAACCGCTTCCAGGTCAGCTACGTGGACGATTTCGGCCGCCAGCGCACCAACACCGTTGACCTGGCCGGCGAGGGCGTGGGCAACGCCGTGGAGATCTGCGATGGCGTGATGATCTACATCGACAGCGGTTCGTTCACCCCCGGCGAAAGCTACACCCTCGGCGTGGGCCGCCAGCAGGGCAACACATCGGATCTGCTGGTCAACCTCTCCACCGACAACCGCATGGACTACAACTACACCGTCGACCAGTTCCTGGGAGCCGAGGGTAACTCCGGCGACGGCTGGACCAACCTGCTCGATATCCTCAGCCAGTGGTCCTACTATCTGGAGCGTGACGGCCAGGATCATGATTATTACGAGGCCATGCCCGGCGTGGGCAACGATCCCACCAACTCGGGCGCGTTTCAGGTCTCGGGCGATTGGGACACCCTGTCCGCCCGGCAATACGAGTTCAACGTCGGCGGGCCCATCACCAGCGACGCCGACGCCGCCGATCGGGCTCACTTCAGCAATTTCACCATCGACGCCAGTTGGGGCGGCGGCGTGCCCAGCGCCGACAACCCCATGATCGTCAATTACGAATACGACGGGGCTTACGGCGGCATGCCCGCCGGGACATATCAGGTGACGATCACCGACGTGGGCGACGACGCCAGCTTCGCCCTGGTCGAGGGCGGCGTGGAGATCAGCCTGGCCGACTGCGCTTACGAAAACACCGGCCAGACCTGGCAGATAACCTCGTCGTTCCAGGATGGCCAGACGCCCAGCCCCAGCAATCCAATGGAAGTTACCTACACCTACCTGGACGACTCGGGCGTGCGGCGCATGGGCACGTTGACCTTCGACGGCACGGGCTCCACCAACGCGGCCAACCTGGAGCCGTCCGGTTCGGGCGTCAGCCTGACCCTGAGCGAAGACGGCGCCTTCGCCCTGGGCGACCGCTTTGACCTGACTTTGGAGCAATACAACCAGGGCCAGACCAAAAGTCAGGAGATGTTGGAAACACTGAAGACCTCGCTGACAACCGTGCTACAATGCGAGGCCGACGCCGGGGCCAAGCTCAACCGCCTGGAGGTGCGCTACAGTTTCTTCGAGGAAGACGTCCTGCGTCTCGACGACCGCTTGCAGGCCCTGAACGGCGTGGACATCGCCACGGTCACCGCCGAATGGCAGTTGCAAAAGATCATGTACCAAGCCGCGTTAAAGGCCACGGCCATGGTTTCCAGCACCAGCTTGGCCGACTATATCTGATTCTCTTCGGCCGGCCGCGCCCGGAGCGGTTTCCGGGCGGCCACAACGAGGTTCGACTGTGCTGATCCTGACTCGAAAAGCCGGCCAGAGCATCGCCATCGGCGACGGCTCGATCACGGTCTGCGTCATGGAGATAAAGGGCCGCCAGGTGCGTCTGGGCATCGAAGCGCCGCCGGACACACCCATCCATCGACAAGAAATATTCCAAAAAATCGTCGAATCCAACAAGGAATCGGTGGCCGCCGCCGCTCAGGATCTGGACATGCTCAGCGACCTGTTGGGATTGGAGGACGCCAAATGAGCGAGCAACTCCAAACCCCCACCCTGATCAAGGCGAGCACGGCCCGCTTTGGCGAGATCACCGTCCCGGCCGAGGACGTGCTGCACATGCCGCTGGGCATGATCGGCTTCCCCGGCCTGCAACGCTTCGTGCTGATCAAGCACCGCCAGGATTCGCCGTTTCAGTGGCTGCAAAGCCTGGACGCGCCGGACGTGGCCTTCGTGGTGGTCAGCCCGTTGCTGTTCGACCCGCAGTACAACCTGCATCTTGGCGATTCGGAGATGCGCCTGCTGAAGATGACCAAGCCCGAACAGGTCGATATCCTGGTGGTGGTCAACATACCCCACGGCCAGCCGCAAAAGATGACCGGCAACCTGCGCGCGCCGGTGGTGATCAACTCGGAGGCCAGGCTGGCCGCCCAAATCGTGCTGGAGCACTCCGATTACGATCTGCGCTGCCCACTGAAGCGGCAATAAGCCAGGATGAACGGCTGATTGTCATTGGTTGGCGACAAAAGGCGAACGCCGGTCCCCGCGGGCCGGCGTTCGTGTTGGCTGCGGTCGTCGCTCAGGTCGCGATCAAACCAGCTCGCCCAGGAAATCGACGATCATGCGATGGGCCACCTGCTCGGCGTTGACCTGATACTCGTTGTTGGCCACCTGGCGCTTGAGTTCCTCGATCTTTTGCCGGCGGACGTCAGGCGCGTTGACCACCGCCTCGTGGGCCCTGGCCAGTTCCTTGCTGCGATTGGACAGGGCGACCGTGTCTTCGGCCGCCGAGGCGGAGTCGGTCACCGATGCACTGGTGACCTTGGCTCCCGACTTGCCGACGCGGGATGAGCCATCCCGGCCTTCAAGGGCCTTGTCCCTTACGCCCAGTGTGTCCTTGATCAACATTTTCGACCTTCCCGACAAAATTACGAGAGCATGTTCTCGTCGATGACCTCTTGGGTGATGCGATAGAGTCTTTGTTGCAAACCGGCCGATTCCTCGGCTCCCAAGCTGCGCAACACTTCGCCGCTTTGTTCATCGACCACGTTGAACATCAGTCTGCCAGAGTGCTCGTCTTGGCGGATGGCCAGTTTCTGCCCGTATTCCGTGGAAAGCCGCGCCAATGCCGCGTCTTCGACTCCGCCCCACGACTCTTTCAACCCGGGCGCCCTGGAACCGATGTTGGCCACGATCTCGGAGGTGATCTTTTCTATCACTTGCTTGCGCCGGGCTTCGATGCTCAGGTTCACGCGATCGGCCAAGTTTTCCTCGGCACTGGACCGCGCCCTGGCCAGCCGCTGTCCGCGGCTGAGTTGCCTGGCGTATGTGCGCAGAATATTCTGCACCTGGTAGGAAGTGATAGTCATACCTTAAAAATCCCTCCATACACCATATCGGCAACGCACAGCTCAAACTTTATCTTTTTTTTAGTGATTAAGCAATGTTTCAATCCCTCCAGGCCGCGTCTTGCCGGCCGTCATGGGTTGATATATACTTTAACAAGACACATTAGCGGGTTACAAGGACGTAGCCATGACGCCGATCAAGATCGATCCCGCCGCGCCGGCTGGATGGACCGCTGGCGAGCCCACGCGGTCACGGGCCGACGGGCTGGCCGAAGACAAGACACGGTCGGTCACCAGTCACAGCCTGACGTTGCGAACTCCTTTGTTTTCCTTGGGCTATAGCTGGCGGCGCGTCGAACTGGAGCCAACGCCCACGTCCGGCGGCGGTCGCGTCTCCCCCGACGAAAAGCCGTCCGGCCCGACGGTCAAACGCCAACCCCAAAAGCCGGACACGCCCGAAGAAGCCAAGCGGCGCATGCAACTGGCCGCGCTGCTGACCAAGGCCGACAGCCCCGCTGACGACTTTCCGGCGGCCGCCGCGCCCACGCCCGGCCAGCGCCCCAGCGCCGAGGCTGTTTGTCGGCTTTACTCGCGCCACGCCGGCCCGGCCGCCGACGACCACCAAGGCCAACCGCCAAGCTGCTGACGCCACTGTTGCCGCGCGTCGGGGAAGAAATTGCCGCGCCGGCAAAGCCCGCCAAGACGTTCCCGCATCATGCCGTTTTCGTTATGGTTTATCGAAGGATATCGCCACACCCTTGGCACGATAGTTGCTTTATCAACGACAGGGCAGACCTTGCGCCAAGGAGTCGGCAGTGTTGATCTTTTTACTGGGCAGCCAGGACTTCGCCGCGCCCCTGAGTGAACTGGGGCACGAGGTGGTTCGGTGCGCACCCGACCCCGCGGCCGATATTCCCGTTCAGGGCCCCGACCCTGACTGGCTGAGCGTGGCCAATCGGGCCGCCCAAATGGGGTTGCGGCCCGACGCCGTGTTGGTCTGCGATGACGTGGGCTTCCGCAACCTGCCGGTGGGGCTCGGGCAAAGTGAAGCCGTGACGGCCTGTTACCTGGTGGACGCGCCACTGAACGAGTTCTGGCAGCAGCCATACGCCAGACTTTTCGATGTGGCGCTGTTCGATCAACCAGCCCAGGCCGCGCGGGCCGTCTCCGAAGGAGTCAACGCCCATTGGCTGCCGTTGGGCGTGGAGCCAAAGCGCTATGAAAGCAACATGTTGGCGCGAGAAGAAAAAGCCGCCTGCTTTGTCGGCGTGGTCGACCCAAGGGTGCGGCCCAAACGCTCGGCGGTGTTGGACCGGGTGAGACGCCGGGTCGAGTTGCGCGTGCAAGGCGGCCGTCAAGGCAAATGGTTCGCCACGGCCGACGCCGCGTATATGTATAAAACTCACAGGGTTGTCATCAACGAAAACCTGTTTCCCGGCCTGACGACCAGGCCACTTGAGGTCATGGCCGCCGGCGGCTTTTTGCTCAGCGAGGCCGCGCCGGGCGTCATGGACCGTCACTTCGCCGACTTCGAGCATTTACTTTATTATGATCATGACAACCTGGATCAACGGCTGAGCCTGGCGCTCGGTGACGACGGCCTGCGCCGTAGATGCATGCGCGCCGGGCGTGAAGCTGTCTTGGGCGCGCATACCCTGGCTCACCGCGCCGATCAGCTTGCAAAACAATTAAAGCACGCGCTTGAAGATACCGAGCGCCTGGCCAAACGCCCCGACCACGGCCAAGCCATCGGCTTGGAGGGGCAAGCGTTGTTGATGAGCGCCCTGCGCTGGCCGGGCAAAGATGGCCGGCGGCGCTTGTTGCGCGCGGCGGCCAGGCTGCGTCAAGCCAACGACGCCGGCGTGGTCGGCCTGCCCACGATCAGGGCGGCGGCCGTGGCCGAGATGGCTTTAGGCCGGCACGACGCGGCGCTTGGGCTCTTACGTCAAGCCATGGAGCATGGCGCGCCTTGCGACGCCTTGGCCCTGACGATTTTTGAAAAACAGCATGCTGGCGTTGTTACGCAAAACCCCGGGCTCCACCAGTTGGTTCAGCGGCATCCAGGCTTGGCCGGGCGAGATGGGGAGGCGTCTTTTCATCTGGCCGCCGCCGCCTTGCTGGCCGACCATGGGCGCGGCATGAGCGCCGGCTTCAACAAAGCGCGGTCGCCACAGCCGTGTTGGGACGCATTGGAGCATTTACTCGAAGCAACCAGGCTCGACCCCACCCTGGAACCGGCTTGGCGTCTGGGTGGCGACATCCTGCTGGATAACGGCGCGCCCTGCGAGGCCAGCATGTTCTACGAAAAAGCGTGGCAATTATCGCCCCGGCGTCAAACCATGGAACGCCTGGCGTTGGCCCGTCAAAGGGGATATTTGGCATGAGTGGCTTGCTTTGGCAAAACGCCAATGGCGACTGGATGTTAGGGCAAATGCTGCTCCACCCGGCCCGCGATCCCAAGGCCGCCGCGGCCCAGGATCTGGCCGGGCTTCTATCCAAGGCCCGGCCCGAAGACCTTGTGGTGCTGGCCGGGCTGGGCCTGGGTTGGCACGCCGTGGCCATCCATGAAGCGCCCAATCGCCCCCATGTGGTGGCCTACGAACCAGACACCGCCATCGGCCGTCAGCAAGTCGCGACCGGCCCTGACCTATCGTGGCTCAACGTCGCCGGTGATCCGCATAGGCTGACCGAGTTGATCGCCGAACGCGTGGTTTATGCCGGCACGTCGCGCGTGGCCGTCTTTTCACCGCCCGCTTACCGCAATACATTGCCATTACTGGCCAATCATGTGCGCGAGCTCGTGGCCGGCGTCGTCGACCGTGGTCGGAGCGACAGTTTGACACGTCGGACGCACGGGCTGCGGTGGGCCAGCCTGGCCGCCGAAAACATCGAGTTCGTGCTGCGAACGCCAGACGCCGTCAGTCTGCCGGGCGCGTTCAAAGGGTTGCCGGCTTTTATCGTGGGCGCGGGGCCGTCGCTCAGCCAAAGCCTGGACGACCTGGCGAAAGTGCAAGATAAAGGGCTGATATTATGCGCGGCTTCGGCCCTGGGTCCGCTGGCGTCAGTGGGCGTTGCCCCCCACTGCGCCGTGGCCCTGGAGGCCAAGGACGAATCGCGCCAATTTGTCGGAACAAACCTTGAAGCAATTACTCTGATTGCCGCATCGAACTCGCACGGCAATCACTTCAAGAAATGGCCTGGGCCCTTGGCGCATGCCCATCTGCTGCCCTGGCTGGCCCAGTTATGCGGCGGCGCGGCCGTTCCCAACGGTGGGCACGCCTCCAGCCTGGCCTTCACGCTCGCCTATGTTTGGGGTTGCGACCCTATCGTCCTCGTCGGACAAGATCTGGCCTACACTGGCGGCAAGGTGCATGCCGAGGGTCGTCCCGGCGGCGAAGAGGACGGCGTGCAAGGCCAATTGACGACAGCGGCCATCGGCGGCGGGACAGTCCGAACTTCACCGACTTTTCATAGTTATATCAACTGGTATCAAGAGTCGGCCAGTTATGTCGCCCGTGGCGGGGCCGGCGTGCGCCTGATCAACGCCAGTAGCGCCGGCGCGCTTATTCCGGGCTTTCGGCACATGCCTTTGCATGAAGCGACGGCGGGCATGGCCGAAATCGCCATGACGCGCCAGCGCTTCAACGAAATTCTGGCCGAAGGGCGGATGGTCGAACGCCACGCGCTGGCTGGCAATTTAGGGGCGGCGCGTCAGCAACTAC
Protein-coding regions in this window:
- a CDS encoding DVU0524 family FlgM-associated protein; protein product: MTITSYQVQNILRTYARQLSRGQRLARARSSAEENLADRVNLSIEARRKQVIEKITSEIVANIGSRAPGLKESWGGVEDAALARLSTEYGQKLAIRQDEHSGRLMFNVVDEQSGEVLRSLGAEESAGLQQRLYRITQEVIDENMLS
- a CDS encoding glycosyltransferase family protein → MLIFLLGSQDFAAPLSELGHEVVRCAPDPAADIPVQGPDPDWLSVANRAAQMGLRPDAVLVCDDVGFRNLPVGLGQSEAVTACYLVDAPLNEFWQQPYARLFDVALFDQPAQAARAVSEGVNAHWLPLGVEPKRYESNMLAREEKAACFVGVVDPRVRPKRSAVLDRVRRRVELRVQGGRQGKWFATADAAYMYKTHRVVINENLFPGLTTRPLEVMAAGGFLLSEAAPGVMDRHFADFEHLLYYDHDNLDQRLSLALGDDGLRRRCMRAGREAVLGAHTLAHRADQLAKQLKHALEDTERLAKRPDHGQAIGLEGQALLMSALRWPGKDGRRRLLRAAARLRQANDAGVVGLPTIRAAAVAEMALGRHDAALGLLRQAMEHGAPCDALALTIFEKQHAGVVTQNPGLHQLVQRHPGLAGRDGEASFHLAAAALLADHGRGMSAGFNKARSPQPCWDALEHLLEATRLDPTLEPAWRLGGDILLDNGAPCEASMFYEKAWQLSPRRQTMERLALARQRGYLA
- a CDS encoding motility associated factor glycosyltransferase family protein, with translation MSGLLWQNANGDWMLGQMLLHPARDPKAAAAQDLAGLLSKARPEDLVVLAGLGLGWHAVAIHEAPNRPHVVAYEPDTAIGRQQVATGPDLSWLNVAGDPHRLTELIAERVVYAGTSRVAVFSPPAYRNTLPLLANHVRELVAGVVDRGRSDSLTRRTHGLRWASLAAENIEFVLRTPDAVSLPGAFKGLPAFIVGAGPSLSQSLDDLAKVQDKGLILCAASALGPLASVGVAPHCAVALEAKDESRQFVGTNLEAITLIAASNSHGNHFKKWPGPLAHAHLLPWLAQLCGGAAVPNGGHASSLAFTLAYVWGCDPIVLVGQDLAYTGGKVHAEGRPGGEEDGVQGQLTTAAIGGGTVRTSPTFHSYINWYQESASYVARGGAGVRLINASSAGALIPGFRHMPLHEATAGMAEIAMTRQRFNEILAEGRMVERHALAGNLGAARQQLRAAIANAGGKDAGALKIQEAPAVVAYAVECAGGSTEMLPDVLKHLLECVLRMEQRRG
- the fliW gene encoding flagellar assembly protein FliW, which gives rise to MSEQLQTPTLIKASTARFGEITVPAEDVLHMPLGMIGFPGLQRFVLIKHRQDSPFQWLQSLDAPDVAFVVVSPLLFDPQYNLHLGDSEMRLLKMTKPEQVDILVVVNIPHGQPQKMTGNLRAPVVINSEARLAAQIVLEHSDYDLRCPLKRQ
- the csrA gene encoding carbon storage regulator CsrA, which translates into the protein MLILTRKAGQSIAIGDGSITVCVMEIKGRQVRLGIEAPPDTPIHRQEIFQKIVESNKESVAAAAQDLDMLSDLLGLEDAK
- a CDS encoding flagellin N-terminal helical domain-containing protein codes for the protein MRVSQMTFYRTSSAQLMRIQTELSRLNNQAATGDIISKPSDAPVSSITVQSATVQLQELDQYAIDLEHAKSWLSQATSDFSQLDSLIQQALTLAEQMSTGTMDSSNRQVAAEKVQGLIGDIILICNNEISGSHIYAGTRTDQSAVSSSLKVDDIATPASGNTGTGNIYAFGDYSGLMSRDITITADATVANRFQVSYVDDFGRQRTNTVDLAGEGVGNAVEICDGVMIYIDSGSFTPGESYTLGVGRQQGNTSDLLVNLSTDNRMDYNYTVDQFLGAEGNSGDGWTNLLDILSQWSYYLERDGQDHDYYEAMPGVGNDPTNSGAFQVSGDWDTLSARQYEFNVGGPITSDADAADRAHFSNFTIDASWGGGVPSADNPMIVNYEYDGAYGGMPAGTYQVTITDVGDDASFALVEGGVEISLADCAYENTGQTWQITSSFQDGQTPSPSNPMEVTYTYLDDSGVRRMGTLTFDGTGSTNAANLEPSGSGVSLTLSEDGAFALGDRFDLTLEQYNQGQTKSQEMLETLKTSLTTVLQCEADAGAKLNRLEVRYSFFEEDVLRLDDRLQALNGVDIATVTAEWQLQKIMYQAALKATAMVSSTSLADYI
- the flgM gene encoding flagellar biosynthesis anti-sigma factor FlgM, with product MLIKDTLGVRDKALEGRDGSSRVGKSGAKVTSASVTDSASAAEDTVALSNRSKELARAHEAVVNAPDVRRQKIEELKRQVANNEYQVNAEQVAHRMIVDFLGELV